In a genomic window of Flavobacterium crassostreae:
- a CDS encoding glycosyltransferase family 9 protein: protein MRLSAMGDVAMTVPVLQAFAKQYPHIKITVLSRPFFKPFFDTIPCVAFVAFDENGRHKGVLGLFRLYKDLKALQVDAFADLHQVLRSKVVRSLFALSGKKTASLDKGRAEKKALTRAENKIFKPLPTMFQRHATVFESLGFPLDLLNPTFPKKATLTQNIVTAIGGTSAVMIGIAPFAQYNSKMYPLDLIQEVIHQLAPNTDYKILLFGSAKKEAALLDSLLQQHPNVANVAGKITFTQELELISNLNVMLSMDSGNAHIAAMLGVEVITLWGATHPYAGFMPFNQPITNALVSDRTKYPLLPTSVYGNKDVKGYQDAMRTITPDLVVQTILQKINHSRSTI, encoded by the coding sequence ATGAGACTATCCGCAATGGGAGATGTTGCCATGACGGTTCCTGTTTTACAAGCCTTTGCAAAACAGTATCCCCATATAAAAATCACGGTTTTATCCAGACCCTTTTTCAAACCTTTTTTTGACACCATTCCTTGCGTTGCCTTTGTTGCTTTTGATGAAAATGGAAGGCATAAAGGAGTGCTTGGTTTGTTTAGATTATACAAAGATTTGAAAGCGCTGCAGGTAGATGCTTTTGCAGATTTGCACCAAGTTTTGCGATCCAAAGTAGTGCGGTCTCTTTTCGCTTTGAGCGGAAAAAAAACAGCATCTCTAGACAAAGGCAGAGCCGAAAAAAAAGCACTCACCCGTGCTGAAAATAAAATTTTCAAGCCCTTGCCAACCATGTTTCAACGACATGCTACGGTTTTTGAAAGTTTGGGTTTTCCTCTAGATTTATTAAATCCTACTTTTCCTAAAAAAGCCACCCTAACCCAGAATATTGTAACTGCGATAGGCGGAACGAGCGCCGTTATGATAGGTATTGCGCCATTTGCACAATACAATTCAAAAATGTATCCTTTGGATTTAATTCAAGAAGTGATCCATCAACTAGCACCAAATACGGACTACAAAATACTACTCTTTGGTAGCGCAAAAAAAGAAGCAGCCCTATTAGATTCGCTTTTGCAACAGCACCCAAATGTGGCAAATGTGGCCGGAAAAATAACATTCACTCAAGAATTAGAATTGATAAGCAACTTAAATGTCATGCTTTCTATGGATTCTGGCAATGCGCATATTGCCGCCATGCTAGGAGTAGAGGTCATCACACTATGGGGAGCAACCCATCCCTATGCAGGGTTTATGCCCTTTAACCAGCCAATAACCAACGCCTTGGTTTCGGATAGAACCAAGTACCCTTTATTGCCTACATCTGTTTATGGCAATAAAGACGTCAAAGGCTATCAAGACGCAATGCGAACCATTACGCCAGACCTTGTAGTACAAACCATCCTCCAAAAAATAAACCATTCCAGAAGTACCATATAA
- a CDS encoding ferredoxin--NADP reductase, with protein sequence MSSFLKLSIKEVKRETATAVSILFNVPQELQPNYRFVAGQYVTIKLTLDGQEIRRAYSICSSPESGELRIAVKAVTNGAFSEFANTKLKAGDVLEVGAPEGKFTLEPKADRQKNYAAFVSGSGITPVLAIIKSMLASEPKSSFVLVYGNKSPEETIFYSELQQLHLQYIGRLFIHYVYSQTKVADALFGRIEKETVNFVVNNKHKELPFDTFYLCGPEAMIDTVTGVLRENNIKESAIKLELFTSSVHQNEISGSLAGHTKITVMVDDEETSFEMSQKQTILDAALKEGIDAPYSCQGGICSSCIARVTEGTAEMTKNSILTDKEIASGLILTCQAHPTSAALKIDYDDV encoded by the coding sequence ATGTCTTCATTTTTAAAACTATCTATAAAAGAAGTAAAACGCGAAACGGCAACGGCGGTTTCTATACTTTTTAATGTTCCTCAGGAATTGCAACCTAATTATCGCTTTGTAGCCGGGCAATATGTAACTATTAAATTGACCTTGGATGGTCAAGAGATCCGACGTGCGTACTCTATTTGTTCTTCGCCAGAGAGCGGCGAATTGCGCATTGCGGTAAAGGCGGTTACTAACGGGGCTTTTTCTGAATTTGCTAACACTAAATTAAAAGCGGGCGATGTTCTGGAAGTGGGAGCTCCTGAGGGAAAATTTACGTTGGAACCTAAGGCGGATCGTCAAAAAAATTATGCCGCTTTTGTTTCTGGAAGTGGTATCACTCCGGTATTGGCAATTATTAAATCCATGCTTGCAAGCGAGCCTAAAAGCTCTTTTGTGTTGGTTTATGGCAATAAATCGCCCGAAGAAACTATTTTTTATTCGGAATTACAGCAGTTGCATTTGCAATATATTGGTCGTTTGTTTATACACTATGTGTACAGCCAGACTAAGGTGGCGGATGCTTTGTTTGGACGTATTGAAAAAGAAACCGTAAATTTTGTTGTAAACAACAAACACAAAGAGTTGCCTTTTGATACCTTTTATCTGTGCGGACCAGAGGCGATGATCGATACGGTGACGGGGGTTTTGAGAGAAAACAATATTAAGGAATCTGCTATTAAATTGGAGCTTTTTACTTCTTCTGTGCACCAAAATGAAATTTCGGGGTCGTTGGCTGGCCATACAAAAATTACCGTTATGGTGGATGATGAAGAAACTTCTTTTGAGATGTCTCAGAAACAAACCATTCTGGATGCGGCTCTTAAAGAAGGTATTGACGCTCCTTACTCTTGCCAAGGTGGGATTTGTAGTAGTTGTATTGCTCGTGTAACGGAAGGAACTGCGGAGATGACTAAAAATTCTATCCTAACGGATAAAGAAATTGCTAGTGGCTTGATTTTGACTTGCCAAGCGCACCCTACTTCTGCTGCTTTGAAGATAGATTATGACGATGTTTAA
- a CDS encoding tetratricopeptide repeat protein: protein MKTPMRKLIITVGFLFFLVACSTKRDSFLSRNSHALSTEYNILYNGQIGLDKGIKDIQSNLKDNFWERLPIEKMQMPQEESNTPRPANANFELAETKATKAIQKHSMNIDAKERNPQIDEAYLLLGKARYYEQRFLPALDAFNYILYKYPNSSKIYEAKIWREKTNMRLGNDALVVNNISTMLLLKQKELKKQILSDANALLSEAYLNLEEKDSAIAKLKLAAQFTTNTNDKGRYLFILGQLYQELGQKDSARYNYNAVIKQNRKSDRKYLIHAQVRKAQLFDPKAGDTTLFLKRFNKLLQDRENRPYLAILNHQMGAFFDQQGQQNQAIKYYTISLNKTKDQEYLMASNYRNLANLYFKNAKYPIAAKYYDSTLVKLNPKTREFNKIDKIRKDLDEVILYESIAAQNDSILNLIALTPEQQKHYFENHIEKLKKAEQAQRVLEAIEKEKQENIARNSAAAGNTTPIVNQAIGLPPTRPDSKTGSQTNSSFYFYNPTTVAYGKVSFKKIWGNRSGTANWRLQNTKNSPANALVTAADSLQINPQTVAEAILPENHTTAYYIQQLPTAQRTIDSISKERNTAYYQLGVIYKEKFKEYALATQKLEQLLVQNPEEKLILPTKYNLYKIYQITNKEKAAALHKEITSQYPDSRYAQILNHANPEALSFEGTPQNVYNAIYQRYQEEQYTTVLENLETAILQFSGEEIVSKLELLKANTVGKLQGLAAYKTSLQYVMTNYPNTEEGKKANEILNYQIPDLEKITFTTKETFNWKILYLVGSQTATDTQLLEEKIKKWIASPGHSNIRYSLDSYTATENFISLHGFSSETQAKNSAVFLRDNKAYKIAPKAILITNENYKVIQINKNLTEFLQALKQ from the coding sequence TTGAAAACCCCTATGCGCAAACTAATCATTACCGTTGGATTTTTGTTTTTTCTGGTAGCATGTTCCACCAAGAGAGACAGTTTTTTGTCCAGAAATTCCCATGCCTTAAGCACAGAATACAATATACTATACAACGGACAAATAGGATTAGATAAAGGGATTAAAGACATCCAATCCAATCTCAAAGACAACTTCTGGGAACGCTTGCCTATTGAAAAAATGCAAATGCCCCAAGAAGAGTCCAACACCCCCAGACCCGCCAACGCCAATTTTGAGTTAGCCGAGACCAAGGCCACCAAAGCCATCCAGAAGCACTCCATGAATATTGATGCAAAAGAAAGAAACCCACAAATCGACGAAGCCTATTTGCTCCTAGGAAAAGCCCGATATTACGAGCAGCGTTTTCTGCCCGCCCTAGACGCATTTAATTACATACTATACAAATACCCCAATAGCAGCAAAATATACGAAGCCAAAATATGGCGCGAAAAAACCAACATGCGCCTTGGCAATGATGCCTTGGTGGTCAACAACATCAGCACCATGTTGTTATTAAAACAAAAAGAACTAAAAAAACAAATACTCTCGGATGCCAACGCCTTATTATCCGAAGCCTACTTAAATTTAGAAGAAAAAGACAGCGCCATAGCCAAATTAAAACTAGCCGCCCAATTTACTACCAATACCAACGATAAAGGCCGCTACCTATTTATCTTAGGACAATTATACCAAGAACTAGGGCAAAAAGACAGCGCACGCTACAACTACAACGCCGTAATTAAACAAAACCGAAAATCCGACAGAAAATATCTCATACACGCCCAAGTGCGCAAAGCCCAGCTTTTTGACCCCAAAGCAGGCGATACCACCTTGTTTCTAAAACGCTTTAACAAGCTATTGCAAGACAGAGAAAACAGACCGTATTTAGCCATTTTAAACCACCAAATGGGTGCTTTTTTTGACCAACAAGGCCAACAAAACCAAGCCATTAAATACTATACTATTTCGTTAAACAAAACCAAAGACCAAGAGTACTTAATGGCTTCTAACTACCGAAACCTAGCCAACCTATATTTCAAAAACGCAAAATACCCTATAGCGGCAAAGTATTACGATAGTACCTTAGTGAAACTAAACCCCAAAACTCGGGAGTTTAACAAGATAGATAAAATCCGTAAAGATCTAGACGAAGTCATTCTTTATGAGTCTATTGCCGCCCAAAACGACAGCATTCTCAATCTTATAGCACTAACACCAGAGCAACAAAAACACTATTTTGAAAACCATATTGAAAAACTAAAAAAAGCAGAACAAGCCCAAAGAGTTTTAGAAGCAATAGAAAAAGAAAAACAAGAAAATATAGCCAGGAATAGTGCCGCCGCAGGCAATACTACCCCAATTGTAAACCAAGCAATAGGCCTTCCTCCAACACGACCAGATTCTAAAACGGGATCCCAAACCAACAGCAGCTTTTATTTTTACAACCCTACCACAGTTGCTTATGGCAAAGTAAGTTTCAAAAAAATATGGGGCAACCGTTCTGGCACAGCAAACTGGAGATTACAAAACACCAAAAATAGCCCAGCTAACGCACTAGTTACAGCTGCAGACTCTCTCCAAATAAATCCCCAAACAGTTGCAGAGGCAATCCTGCCAGAAAACCATACCACAGCCTATTATATCCAGCAGTTGCCTACTGCCCAACGCACCATAGATAGTATATCCAAAGAGCGCAATACGGCCTATTACCAGCTTGGAGTTATTTACAAAGAAAAATTTAAAGAATACGCTCTAGCGACCCAAAAATTAGAACAACTATTGGTACAAAATCCCGAAGAAAAACTAATTCTTCCTACAAAATACAATTTATACAAAATATATCAAATCACCAATAAAGAAAAAGCTGCAGCTCTACACAAAGAAATTACGTCCCAATATCCAGATTCTAGATATGCACAAATACTAAACCATGCAAACCCAGAAGCACTATCCTTTGAGGGCACACCCCAAAACGTATATAATGCCATCTACCAACGCTACCAAGAAGAACAGTACACAACCGTATTGGAAAACCTCGAAACCGCAATTTTGCAATTTTCGGGCGAAGAAATTGTCTCCAAGCTAGAACTCTTAAAAGCCAATACAGTAGGAAAACTACAAGGTCTAGCAGCCTACAAAACGAGTTTGCAATACGTAATGACCAACTACCCCAACACCGAAGAAGGCAAAAAGGCCAACGAGATTTTGAACTACCAAATACCTGATTTAGAAAAAATAACTTTTACAACCAAAGAAACCTTCAACTGGAAGATACTCTATCTAGTAGGTTCCCAAACAGCCACGGATACCCAATTGTTGGAAGAAAAAATTAAAAAATGGATTGCAAGTCCTGGCCATTCCAACATAAGGTATTCTTTGGATAGCTATACTGCAACCGAAAATTTTATATCCCTACATGGATTTAGTTCCGAGACACAAGCCAAGAATAGTGCCGTGTTTTTACGAGACAACAAAGCCTACAAAATAGCTCCCAAAGCCATTTTAATTACTAATGAAAATTATAAAGTAATCCAAATCAATAAAAACCTTACAGAATTTTTACAAGCCCTAAAACAATAA
- a CDS encoding bactofilin family protein — translation MFNKKNTPYTEALGKTNRIVEGTIITGDITTKTDFRFDGELIGNFKSTGKLVVGPTGIITGDIVCNSADIEGKFKGTILVTEILNVKAKASMQGEVTVGKLAVEPGADFSATCIMKDTTKTALLSDGKENKPNENKPKIKQ, via the coding sequence ATGTTCAACAAAAAAAACACCCCTTACACCGAAGCTTTAGGTAAAACCAACAGAATAGTAGAAGGAACCATCATCACTGGAGACATTACCACCAAAACAGATTTCCGCTTTGACGGAGAACTAATAGGGAACTTTAAATCCACAGGAAAATTAGTTGTAGGCCCTACCGGAATCATCACCGGAGATATTGTTTGTAATAGTGCAGATATTGAAGGCAAGTTCAAAGGAACCATTCTGGTTACTGAGATACTCAACGTCAAGGCCAAGGCAAGCATGCAAGGAGAAGTAACCGTAGGCAAACTAGCCGTAGAGCCCGGGGCAGATTTTAGTGCTACATGTATCATGAAAGATACCACAAAAACCGCATTGCTAAGCGATGGAAAAGAAAACAAACCCAATGAAAACAAACCCAAAATTAAACAATAA
- a CDS encoding AtpZ/AtpI family protein has protein sequence MKTNPKLNNKWIVMMQIPFQMGTIIFAFTFLGIWLDKKYTQTNLFTIILSLLAVFIALYNVIRQVKNLNKKE, from the coding sequence ATGAAAACAAACCCAAAATTAAACAATAAGTGGATCGTAATGATGCAAATTCCTTTTCAAATGGGGACCATCATTTTTGCCTTTACCTTTTTAGGCATTTGGCTAGACAAAAAGTACACACAAACCAATTTATTTACCATAATTTTATCCCTTTTAGCGGTTTTTATAGCCTTGTATAACGTGATAAGACAGGTTAAAAACTTAAATAAAAAAGAGTAA
- the atpB gene encoding F0F1 ATP synthase subunit A, producing MISNKPLQFLLVAFMACVPYLGNANPLKDSVSVANTAEPAHHLEATHQKKEFNATDLINSHIGDSHEFHIADWDGHPISFYLPVILWTNNGLEVFSSEAFHHDNSGEHVVEVNGQKLVRFNEVIFYADQYEALSTEDRQNGAFAFDARPLDFSITKNVFSMFMSAIVLFLLFLAVARSYKKNSLAPKGLAGFLEPLVTFVRDEIAIPNIGTKHYAKYMPYLLTIFFFIWINNLIGLIPFFPFSSNLTGNIYFTFVLAFITFIVTTLSGNKDYWSHILTPPVPKALYPIMIPVEIIGMLTKPFALMIRLFANITAGHIIILSLVSLIFIFETAWVSPISGAFVLFMSVLEMLVAALQAYVFTLLSALFIGQAVAEHDHH from the coding sequence ATTATTTCAAATAAACCACTTCAGTTCTTGTTAGTTGCTTTTATGGCTTGTGTCCCTTACTTAGGTAATGCAAACCCTTTAAAGGATAGTGTTTCTGTTGCAAATACAGCAGAACCAGCGCACCATCTTGAGGCTACTCACCAAAAGAAAGAATTCAATGCTACAGATTTAATCAATTCTCATATTGGAGATTCTCACGAATTTCATATTGCAGATTGGGATGGGCATCCAATTTCGTTTTATTTGCCAGTTATTTTATGGACAAATAACGGATTAGAAGTTTTTTCTTCAGAGGCATTTCATCACGATAATTCTGGAGAACATGTAGTGGAGGTAAACGGTCAAAAATTAGTTCGTTTCAACGAAGTCATTTTTTACGCAGACCAATACGAAGCCTTATCCACAGAAGACAGACAAAACGGTGCCTTTGCCTTTGATGCAAGACCACTTGATTTTTCAATCACCAAGAATGTGTTTTCGATGTTTATGTCTGCAATTGTTTTGTTTTTGTTGTTTTTAGCAGTAGCACGTTCTTACAAAAAGAATTCGTTAGCGCCAAAAGGTCTTGCAGGATTCTTAGAGCCATTAGTTACCTTTGTTAGAGATGAAATTGCAATTCCAAACATTGGTACCAAGCATTACGCAAAATATATGCCGTACCTTTTGACCATCTTTTTCTTCATTTGGATAAATAACCTTATAGGGCTGATTCCTTTTTTTCCTTTCAGTTCTAACTTAACAGGAAACATATATTTTACCTTTGTATTAGCATTTATTACCTTTATTGTAACAACCTTAAGTGGAAACAAAGATTACTGGAGCCATATTTTAACCCCACCAGTACCAAAAGCATTATACCCAATTATGATTCCGGTAGAAATCATTGGGATGTTAACCAAACCTTTCGCTTTGATGATTCGTTTATTTGCTAATATAACAGCAGGTCACATTATCATTTTGAGTTTAGTTTCGTTAATCTTCATTTTTGAGACTGCCTGGGTTTCTCCTATCTCTGGAGCCTTTGTATTATTTATGAGTGTATTAGAGATGTTAGTAGCTGCTTTACAAGCCTACGTATTTACTTTGCTATCAGCATTATTTATTGGTCAAGCTGTAGCAGAACACGACCACCACTAA
- the atpE gene encoding ATP synthase F0 subunit C, translated as MVLAGIGAGLAVIGAGLGIGKIGGSAMDAIARQPEAAGKIQTAMIIAAALIEGVALFAVVVALIAK; from the coding sequence ATGGTATTAGCTGGAATCGGAGCTGGATTAGCTGTAATCGGAGCAGGACTTGGAATTGGAAAAATTGGTGGATCTGCAATGGATGCTATCGCTCGTCAACCAGAAGCGGCTGGAAAAATCCAAACTGCTATGATTATTGCTGCTGCACTTATTGAAGGTGTTGCACTTTTTGCAGTAGTTGTTGCTTTAATCGCAAAGTAA
- a CDS encoding F0F1 ATP synthase subunit B yields the protein MQLTSPESLIFWTTIIFVVFFILLRKFAWKPILGAVQSREESINNALASAESARLEMQNLTASNERILQEARVERDALLKEAREMREKMIADSKEEAQLQGERMIAQAKTAIAAEKNAAMAELKTQVSTLSLNIAEKLLKDELSNKEAQTKLVENMLGDVKLN from the coding sequence ATGCAATTAACTTCACCAGAGAGTTTAATATTTTGGACAACAATCATATTTGTTGTTTTCTTTATTCTTTTAAGAAAATTTGCTTGGAAACCAATCTTGGGAGCAGTACAAAGCCGTGAGGAATCGATTAACAATGCCTTGGCATCTGCTGAGTCTGCACGTTTAGAGATGCAAAATTTAACCGCTAGCAACGAACGTATTTTACAAGAAGCAAGAGTAGAACGGGATGCTTTATTAAAAGAAGCTCGTGAAATGAGAGAAAAAATGATTGCAGATTCTAAGGAAGAAGCACAGCTACAAGGCGAAAGAATGATAGCACAAGCTAAAACGGCTATTGCTGCTGAGAAAAATGCTGCTATGGCAGAATTGAAAACTCAGGTTTCTACCTTGTCCTTGAACATTGCTGAAAAATTATTGAAAGACGAATTATCTAACAAAGAAGCTCAAACTAAATTAGTAGAGAACATGTTAGGTGACGTAAAATTAAACTAA